Proteins found in one Oribacterium sp. oral taxon 102 genomic segment:
- a CDS encoding ABC transporter ATP-binding protein — protein sequence MLKTLSKSIREFKTASILTPTLVTGEVILECIIPFITANLINLIKAGCGLSVIVRYGVLLLVLATGSLLFGKTAGNYSATAATGFSRNLRKDMYYRIQEFSFENIDRFETASLVTRMTTDVQNVQLAYMMLIRLAFRAPMMLLFSLIMAFLMGGKMAWIFVIVIPILAFGLILGMRSVMPLFRAVFKKYDRLNESIQENILGMRVVKSFVRENYEKQKFNAAAAELADDFMQAEKILAAANPLMQFCLYVVMIFVLSFGSYTIITSRGLELDVGQLSSLLAYSFQILMSLMMLSMVFVMVTMSIESARRIAEVLEEESTLRSPENAAYEVRDGSVDFEHVSFKYAKSAERNVLSDIELHIRSGETIGILGGTGSSKSSLIQLISRLYDATEGVVRVGGRDVRDYDLTVLRDQVAVVLQKNVLFSGTIKENLRWGDPLATDEEMQHACRLAQADEFIRRFPEKYDTHIEQGGSNVSGGQKQRLCIARALLKKPRILILDDSTSAVDTKTDALIQKGFREFIPETTKLIIAQRISSIQNADRILVLDKGRIAAIGTHEELLIESPIYREVYESQNRKGGEESE from the coding sequence ATGCTTAAAACGCTGTCGAAGTCGATACGCGAATTCAAGACGGCATCTATCCTGACGCCGACGCTGGTGACCGGAGAGGTGATATTGGAGTGCATCATCCCGTTTATCACGGCGAATCTGATCAATCTGATCAAGGCGGGCTGCGGCCTATCGGTGATCGTGCGCTACGGCGTGCTCCTGCTCGTGCTGGCGACCGGCTCGCTCCTCTTCGGGAAGACGGCGGGGAATTACAGCGCTACGGCGGCGACCGGCTTTTCCCGAAACCTTCGAAAGGATATGTACTATCGAATTCAGGAGTTTTCCTTCGAGAATATCGACCGCTTCGAGACCGCCTCGCTCGTGACGCGTATGACGACGGACGTGCAGAATGTCCAGCTCGCCTATATGATGCTGATCCGGCTCGCTTTCCGCGCGCCGATGATGCTGCTGTTTTCCCTCATCATGGCATTTCTCATGGGAGGAAAGATGGCATGGATTTTCGTGATTGTGATCCCGATCCTCGCTTTCGGTCTGATCCTCGGGATGCGGAGCGTCATGCCGCTCTTCCGGGCGGTTTTCAAGAAGTACGATCGGCTGAACGAGTCCATTCAGGAGAATATCCTCGGGATGCGCGTCGTGAAGTCCTTTGTACGAGAGAACTATGAGAAACAGAAGTTTAACGCGGCGGCGGCGGAGCTGGCGGACGACTTCATGCAGGCGGAGAAGATCCTCGCGGCGGCGAACCCGCTGATGCAGTTCTGTCTCTATGTGGTGATGATCTTCGTGCTGAGCTTCGGCTCCTATACGATCATCACCTCCCGCGGACTAGAGCTGGATGTCGGGCAGCTCTCCTCCCTGCTTGCCTACAGCTTTCAGATCCTGATGAGTCTTATGATGCTTTCCATGGTTTTCGTCATGGTGACGATGTCGATAGAGTCGGCGCGGAGGATCGCAGAGGTGCTGGAGGAGGAGAGCACGCTCCGGAGCCCGGAGAATGCGGCTTACGAGGTGCGGGACGGCTCCGTCGACTTCGAACATGTGAGCTTCAAGTATGCGAAGAGTGCAGAACGGAATGTGCTGAGCGACATTGAGCTGCACATCCGCTCCGGAGAGACGATCGGTATTCTGGGCGGCACCGGCTCCTCCAAGTCCTCGCTGATCCAGCTGATTTCCCGTCTCTACGACGCGACGGAGGGTGTCGTACGGGTCGGCGGACGGGATGTCCGGGATTATGATCTCACGGTGCTTCGCGATCAGGTCGCGGTGGTTCTGCAGAAGAATGTGCTGTTCTCCGGTACGATCAAAGAAAATCTGCGCTGGGGTGATCCGTTGGCGACGGACGAGGAGATGCAGCATGCCTGCAGGCTCGCGCAGGCGGATGAGTTTATCCGGCGCTTCCCGGAGAAGTACGATACCCATATCGAGCAGGGCGGCTCCAACGTGTCCGGCGGGCAGAAGCAGCGGCTCTGCATCGCGAGAGCGCTCCTGAAGAAGCCGAGGATACTGATCCTCGACGATTCCACCTCCGCCGTGGATACGAAGACGGACGCCTTGATCCAGAAAGGCTTCCGGGAGTTCATACCGGAGACGACGAAGCTCATCATTGCACAGAGAATCTCCTCCATTCAGAATGCGGATCGGATTCTCGTGCTGGACAAGGGACGGATCGCAGCCATCGGCACGCATGAGGAACTCCTCATAGAGAGTCCGATCTACCGAGAGGTTTATGAATCGCAGAACAGGAAGGGAGGAGAGGAAAGTGAATAA
- a CDS encoding C40 family peptidase, translating to MARLEIEDYNELEEKRRPEAGRSAKNDMKTGGAPDPAASIGLEREEAAENDIEPEEEPDFASSPPLEVESPVKGEMLSDGEAALQERLAAELQRKRERRSRRPMQRNLRLGLAAAVLLCLLLFAGLSLRAGKLRRLTQDGRQTASASVVNETESEESMESGPSEEELRVQEAIASYTNLGIVQCSSYINLRSAPDQRDLSNIRGMLRNGAAVEILEENVEGAAGWMYVRSGGMEGYVAGSYLLRGEEAAAAVPGLIRLRATVLADKLRLRSAPELTDGNTIGSAAKGERYEVLEQVGTDWVRVRTDNLDSAEDAYMSALPENTRLSYGLDEARSLDLRRKVLNSYDRLGVSKAADYVNIRKTKDTSGIGNIIGKFPGYAAANILGEEDGWYRISSGKVTGYVKADFIATGKEAEQLAVNHASVMAIVNTDALNVRAEPTTDSAAWTRIVRDQRYNVINQLDGWVQLDLDTGDDEDSEQGAYVSTRDRNVTVMYALQEAIEYYPAVEAANAAMARRNEIVNFACQFVGNPYVWGGTSLTKGADCSGFVLSVLRHFNISVPRTSRAQAGSGRKVTSETMKPGDLVFYANRSGRINHVGIYIGNGQVVNAASRRSGIKIARWNYRTPVAIRNVID from the coding sequence ATGGCAAGGCTGGAAATCGAGGACTATAACGAGCTGGAGGAGAAACGGCGGCCGGAGGCGGGCAGGTCTGCAAAAAATGATATGAAAACAGGCGGAGCGCCGGATCCTGCGGCATCCATCGGCTTGGAGAGAGAGGAAGCTGCAGAAAACGACATAGAACCGGAGGAAGAACCGGATTTCGCCTCTTCGCCGCCTTTGGAGGTGGAGTCGCCTGTGAAGGGGGAAATGCTGTCGGACGGGGAGGCGGCGCTGCAGGAGAGGCTCGCGGCGGAGCTTCAAAGGAAGCGGGAGAGAAGGAGCCGGAGACCCATGCAGCGGAATCTCCGGCTCGGGCTCGCCGCAGCGGTGCTGCTCTGCCTGCTGCTGTTCGCGGGACTTTCGCTTCGCGCCGGGAAGCTGCGCCGTCTCACGCAGGACGGACGGCAGACCGCCTCTGCAAGCGTCGTGAATGAGACGGAAAGCGAAGAGAGTATGGAGAGCGGCCCCTCTGAGGAGGAGCTTCGCGTACAGGAGGCAATCGCCTCCTATACGAATCTCGGGATCGTACAGTGCAGCTCCTATATCAACCTCCGCTCCGCCCCGGATCAGAGGGATCTCAGCAATATCAGAGGGATGCTCAGGAACGGCGCGGCGGTAGAGATCCTCGAAGAGAATGTCGAGGGCGCTGCGGGCTGGATGTATGTGCGCTCCGGCGGGATGGAGGGCTATGTCGCCGGCAGCTATCTCCTCCGGGGAGAGGAGGCGGCCGCGGCGGTTCCCGGGCTCATCCGGCTGCGTGCGACTGTACTCGCGGATAAGCTCCGGCTTCGGAGCGCTCCGGAGCTTACAGACGGCAATACCATCGGCTCCGCCGCGAAGGGAGAGCGCTATGAGGTGCTCGAGCAGGTCGGTACGGACTGGGTGAGGGTCAGGACGGACAATCTCGATTCCGCGGAGGATGCCTATATGTCCGCGCTCCCGGAGAATACACGGCTTTCCTACGGACTGGACGAGGCGCGATCTCTGGATCTTCGGCGGAAGGTGCTGAACAGCTATGACAGGCTCGGCGTATCCAAGGCAGCGGACTATGTCAACATCAGGAAGACGAAGGACACGAGCGGCATCGGCAATATCATCGGCAAGTTTCCGGGCTACGCGGCGGCGAATATACTCGGAGAGGAGGACGGCTGGTATCGGATCAGCTCCGGCAAGGTCACGGGCTATGTGAAGGCGGACTTCATCGCTACAGGGAAGGAGGCGGAGCAGCTCGCCGTGAATCATGCGAGCGTGATGGCAATCGTGAACACCGATGCGCTGAACGTGCGGGCGGAGCCGACAACGGACTCTGCGGCATGGACCAGGATCGTCAGAGATCAGCGCTACAATGTCATAAACCAGCTCGACGGCTGGGTGCAGCTCGATCTCGATACGGGCGACGATGAGGACAGTGAGCAGGGGGCGTATGTTTCGACCAGAGACCGGAATGTCACGGTCATGTACGCGCTGCAGGAGGCGATCGAGTACTATCCGGCAGTGGAGGCAGCGAACGCAGCGATGGCACGCCGGAATGAAATCGTAAATTTTGCCTGTCAGTTCGTCGGGAACCCCTATGTATGGGGCGGCACTTCTCTCACGAAGGGTGCGGACTGCTCCGGCTTCGTGCTGTCGGTGCTCCGTCATTTCAATATCAGCGTACCGCGGACTTCCCGGGCGCAGGCGGGTTCCGGCAGGAAGGTCACGAGTGAGACGATGAAGCCGGGGGATCTGGTATTCTATGCCAACCGCTCCGGCAGGATCAATCATGTCGGGATCTATATCGGGAACGGGCAGGTCGTTAACGCCGCCTCCCGTCGTTCCGGCATCAAAATCGCGCGCTGGAATTATAGAACGCCGGTAGCCATTCGGAATGTCATCGACTAA
- a CDS encoding EAL domain-containing protein, with translation MKKRPIFHKIAIPVMLWMGLELLLFLGMILGQGVIRELRQNERAVVDEQTVSRKEFIENEMLNHWMDLESCVTDINAQTLRFLQRRGLTASSLDSDDGLAAELLEYLAPRIITMQSRNQVTGTYIILNTEDLTAAESGTALHAKQGVYIRSNAPGRGRESYSNLLMLRGPVSVAQHLRITLDSLWDIDFDFRREGIDYQSYPFFYRPFDTAYRNKKGYSWQDCGLWSGPTKLYHDAQDAIYYSVPLILPDGTVYGVCGIDITISYLQKLLSSTELDGNGSYFLGQPDSEREGAYRTVAGQNSGTWISGTEEGCLIPDRKNFYIHEEALSLYNNYTPFYEERWVLAAVVPKRNLYAFVNRFLWMLFFATGLTLLTGTAGSILLSYEIQLPISKLIQELREKGAEGAGMLQETGIREIDMLSDTVAKLSRDAMEYEQKFSRILRMASNGIAGFMAEGEKSSVFLTDSFFSIFGMPERETRGVSAAAFREWLREMEGHRVLTETDWDGTLYQVKVGEQQRYVHLRLLTAGGIQYGLAEDVTSRILEKRVLSYERDHDALTGLLNRRAFRRQLDRLFRQNPSKLGLAVFLMLDLDNLKYVNDHYGHDYGDRYIQKAARTLESCTAARGFCSRISGDEFNLFFYGLGSREELEQRVEQLRVQLRSAFILLPDGREQPVQASGGIACYPEDSRSIDELSRFADFAMYSVKRLHKGDLHFFDRESYLCMNDYSFKAASLTRLLSEREVFYAMQPILSAESGEVFGYEALMRPMNPGFRSVGEVMETAKREGKLNQIEELTWEMSLERVCELKEGGVIPEESYIFINSISNQWSGRLLYAEQLQRLRTGMDRIVLEVTEEENIDGTIWEAKRECLERLGWRTALDDYGTGYNSEKMLLLINPDFIKVDLEIVRSIDSDPDKQAIFRNIVGYAHERGKFIIAEGIETKEELETVICLGADYLQGFFLANPERYPKPVPEEKRRLIQELFRLSGGGTRVP, from the coding sequence ATGAAGAAAAGACCGATATTTCATAAAATAGCGATTCCTGTCATGCTCTGGATGGGGCTGGAGCTGCTGCTCTTCCTCGGAATGATCCTCGGTCAGGGCGTCATACGGGAGCTTCGGCAGAATGAGCGCGCCGTCGTCGATGAACAGACCGTCAGCCGGAAGGAGTTCATCGAGAATGAAATGCTGAATCACTGGATGGATCTGGAGAGCTGTGTAACGGACATAAATGCACAGACGCTTCGCTTTTTGCAGAGGAGAGGTCTCACCGCCTCCTCCTTGGACAGTGACGATGGTCTCGCAGCGGAGCTGCTGGAATATCTGGCGCCCCGCATCATTACAATGCAGAGCCGGAATCAGGTGACGGGAACCTACATCATCCTGAATACAGAGGATCTCACGGCGGCGGAGAGCGGGACAGCGCTTCATGCCAAGCAGGGTGTTTATATCCGGAGCAACGCGCCGGGAAGAGGCAGGGAGAGCTATTCCAACCTCCTGATGCTGCGGGGGCCGGTCTCTGTCGCACAGCATCTCCGAATTACGCTGGATTCCCTCTGGGATATTGACTTCGACTTCCGGCGGGAGGGGATCGATTATCAGAGCTATCCCTTTTTTTATCGCCCCTTTGACACGGCATATCGGAATAAGAAGGGCTACAGCTGGCAGGACTGCGGGCTCTGGTCGGGGCCGACGAAGCTCTATCATGATGCGCAGGATGCCATCTATTATTCCGTGCCGCTGATCCTGCCGGACGGAACGGTCTACGGGGTCTGCGGCATAGATATCACGATCAGTTATCTGCAGAAGCTCCTTTCGAGCACAGAGCTGGACGGAAACGGGAGCTATTTTCTGGGACAGCCGGATTCGGAACGGGAGGGAGCGTACCGCACTGTCGCAGGGCAGAACAGCGGGACGTGGATATCCGGAACAGAGGAGGGCTGTCTGATACCGGATCGGAAGAATTTTTACATCCATGAGGAGGCACTCAGCCTCTACAATAACTATACTCCCTTTTACGAGGAGCGCTGGGTGCTCGCGGCAGTGGTTCCGAAGCGGAATCTCTATGCCTTCGTGAACCGCTTTCTTTGGATGCTTTTTTTCGCTACTGGGCTGACGCTCCTGACCGGAACAGCCGGCAGCATACTGCTTTCCTATGAGATTCAGCTTCCGATCTCGAAGCTGATACAGGAGCTGCGGGAGAAGGGGGCGGAGGGGGCAGGCATGCTGCAGGAAACCGGGATACGGGAGATCGATATGCTCTCCGATACGGTGGCGAAGCTCAGCAGGGACGCGATGGAGTATGAGCAGAAGTTTTCGCGGATCCTCCGTATGGCGAGCAACGGTATCGCCGGCTTCATGGCAGAGGGAGAGAAGAGCAGCGTATTCCTGACGGATTCCTTCTTTTCGATCTTCGGTATGCCGGAGCGAGAGACCCGCGGTGTAAGTGCAGCAGCGTTTCGGGAATGGCTCCGGGAAATGGAAGGGCATAGGGTGCTGACGGAGACAGACTGGGATGGCACGCTCTACCAGGTGAAGGTAGGGGAGCAGCAGCGCTATGTGCATCTCAGGCTGCTGACGGCGGGCGGAATACAGTATGGGCTTGCAGAGGACGTGACCTCGAGAATACTGGAAAAGAGAGTGCTTTCCTATGAGAGGGATCACGACGCGCTGACAGGGCTTCTGAACCGGCGCGCCTTCCGGCGGCAGCTGGATCGACTCTTCCGGCAGAATCCGAGTAAGTTGGGGCTGGCTGTATTCCTGATGCTGGATCTCGACAATCTGAAATACGTCAATGATCATTATGGGCACGACTACGGGGATCGCTACATCCAGAAGGCGGCGCGGACGCTGGAGAGCTGTACGGCGGCGCGCGGCTTCTGTTCGCGGATCTCAGGGGACGAGTTCAATCTCTTTTTCTACGGGCTCGGGAGCAGGGAAGAGCTGGAGCAGCGCGTGGAGCAGCTTCGGGTGCAGCTTCGGAGTGCGTTCATCCTGCTTCCGGACGGCAGAGAGCAGCCGGTGCAGGCGTCCGGCGGCATCGCCTGCTATCCGGAGGACAGTCGGAGCATCGACGAATTAAGCCGTTTTGCGGACTTTGCGATGTATAGCGTGAAGAGACTGCACAAGGGAGACCTGCATTTCTTTGACAGGGAGAGCTATCTGTGCATGAATGATTACAGCTTTAAGGCGGCATCGCTGACCAGGCTTCTCTCCGAGCGGGAGGTTTTCTATGCTATGCAGCCGATTTTAAGTGCGGAGAGCGGAGAGGTCTTCGGCTATGAGGCGCTGATGCGTCCGATGAATCCGGGCTTCCGTTCCGTGGGGGAGGTGATGGAGACCGCGAAGCGGGAAGGGAAGCTGAATCAGATCGAGGAGCTGACCTGGGAAATGTCGCTGGAGCGGGTCTGTGAGCTGAAGGAAGGCGGAGTGATTCCGGAGGAGAGCTATATTTTCATCAATTCTATCTCCAACCAGTGGAGCGGCAGACTCCTCTATGCAGAGCAGCTGCAGCGGCTCCGTACAGGAATGGATCGGATCGTTCTTGAGGTGACAGAGGAGGAGAACATCGACGGTACGATCTGGGAAGCGAAGCGGGAATGCCTCGAACGTCTCGGCTGGAGGACGGCGCTGGACGACTATGGCACCGGCTATAACAGCGAGAAGATGCTTCTGCTCATCAATCCGGACTTTATCAAGGTCGATCTCGAAATCGTTCGCTCCATTGACAGCGATCCGGACAAGCAGGCGATCTTCCGGAACATTGTGGGCTATGCGCATGAGCGTGGGAAATTCATCATTGCGGAGGGGATAGAAACGAAGGAAGAGCTGGAGACGGTCATCTGTCTGGGGGCGGATTATCTGCAGGGCTTCTTCTTGGCGAATCCGGAGCGTTACCCGAAGCCGGTGCCGGAGGAGAAGCGGCGTCTGATACAGGAGCTCTTTCGCTTGTCGGGGGGGGGAACGCGTGTTCCCTGA
- a CDS encoding cytidylate kinase-like family protein — protein MKPGIITISREFGSGGREVGEKLANRLGVPFYDREIITETAYKTGFAEEYVKKQGEYASARNWFEYSFSARSSSFGMSPEDYLWSKQREVILDLSRKGPCVIVGRCADYILRERKDVLNVFIHASVEKRKRRITEVYKEAEHSDRMLRDIDKKRSFNYKYYTEQTWGKSQNYDITLDSGTLGIDCCVDILLELCGRDIEK, from the coding sequence ATGAAGCCGGGAATTATTACGATCTCAAGAGAATTCGGAAGCGGCGGGCGTGAAGTCGGGGAGAAGCTGGCGAATAGGCTGGGTGTCCCGTTCTATGACAGGGAAATCATCACAGAGACGGCATACAAGACCGGATTCGCGGAGGAGTATGTCAAGAAGCAGGGGGAGTACGCTTCGGCACGGAACTGGTTCGAGTATTCCTTCTCCGCGCGGAGCTCGAGCTTTGGGATGAGTCCGGAGGACTATCTCTGGAGCAAGCAGCGGGAGGTGATCCTCGATCTTTCGAGGAAGGGACCCTGCGTCATCGTCGGCAGATGCGCGGACTACATCCTCCGGGAGCGGAAGGATGTGCTGAATGTCTTCATTCATGCGAGCGTCGAGAAGCGGAAACGGCGGATCACGGAGGTCTACAAGGAGGCGGAGCACAGCGATCGGATGCTGCGGGATATTGACAAGAAGCGCTCCTTCAATTACAAGTATTACACGGAGCAAACCTGGGGAAAATCGCAGAACTACGATATCACGCTGGATTCCGGAACACTGGGTATCGACTGCTGTGTGGATATCCTGCTGGAGCTCTGCGGCAGGGACATCGAGAAATAA
- a CDS encoding DegV family protein encodes MPNFTISCESTVDLNHAWAERRGIKLAYFHYYLDETEYLDDFFRSMQPHELYRRMLDGAETRTSQVNAEEYERLFREELEQGRDVLHITLSSGISGTINSARIAAETLGEEFPERRIYVVDSLCASSGYGLLVDIAADLRDSGRELDSLRDELEERKHCIQSWFFTSDLTFFIRGGRVSKTAGFVGRVLNICPLLRVAADGSLKPVEKLRGKKRTMERMLQKIESLSSEGADFSGRCCISHSDCIQDAEALRERIFARFPRVKCVEIYPIGTTIGCHTGPGTVAMFFEGKRRA; translated from the coding sequence ATGCCAAATTTTACCATCAGCTGTGAATCCACGGTGGATCTGAATCACGCATGGGCGGAGCGGAGGGGAATCAAGCTCGCCTACTTCCACTATTATCTGGACGAGACCGAATATCTGGACGATTTCTTTCGTTCGATGCAGCCGCATGAGCTCTACCGGCGAATGCTGGACGGCGCGGAGACCAGAACCTCACAGGTTAATGCAGAGGAGTACGAGCGGCTCTTCCGGGAGGAGCTCGAGCAGGGGCGGGATGTCCTGCACATTACCCTTTCCAGTGGGATTTCCGGGACGATCAATTCCGCCCGCATCGCTGCGGAGACGCTGGGAGAGGAGTTTCCGGAGCGGAGAATATATGTCGTCGATTCTCTCTGTGCCTCCTCCGGCTATGGCCTGCTCGTGGATATCGCCGCGGATCTCCGGGACAGCGGGAGGGAGCTTGACAGCCTCCGGGACGAGCTCGAGGAGCGGAAGCATTGCATTCAGAGCTGGTTCTTCACATCGGATCTCACCTTCTTTATCCGCGGGGGGCGGGTATCGAAGACTGCCGGCTTCGTAGGCAGGGTCCTGAATATCTGTCCGCTTCTGCGGGTCGCCGCGGATGGGAGCCTGAAGCCGGTGGAGAAGCTTCGGGGCAAGAAGAGGACGATGGAAAGGATGCTGCAGAAGATAGAGAGCCTCAGTTCGGAGGGCGCGGACTTCAGCGGCAGATGCTGTATCAGCCACTCGGACTGCATTCAGGATGCGGAGGCGCTGCGGGAACGGATCTTCGCACGCTTCCCGCGGGTGAAGTGTGTCGAGATCTATCCGATCGGGACGACGATCGGCTGTCACACCGGTCCCGGAACGGTTGCAATGTTTTTCGAGGGGAAGAGGAGAGCGTGA
- a CDS encoding extracellular solute-binding protein, translated as MKRKKALGTALVFLTTLQLAMCCYYNVKQVREEKEPVNLSLWTYYSGAQLERFNELVQEFNDGYGSGHGIVVEASSEGDIETLTEKLRASVEKRAGAPALPDIFSCYTDNVYALDDLGLIEDLAPYFTEQEREEYVPGYLDEGDLYNDGSLKVFPVAKATELLMLNRTDWERFSEACDVELSELSTLEGLTRTARIYYEWTDSLTETAGDGRAFFGRDALANYMLVGAKQLGVDLVNVGTDGKLQLNFPRRVARELWDNYYIPYIRGYFCANGRFRSDDVKSGDALCYVGSSSSASFFPTEVIRSSSEKYPIEMLAMEAPRFRDGEAYAVQQGAGMAVLKGSERRIEACVEFLRWFTKEENNIRFSVGSGYLPVKRAANDMEEIRSAIKNGDKVSDSVRSSIDTVRHCALYSVKGRVHRIRGILQDNMQTVADRDRRVVLQRQQRGQNLREAAADFESERYFGIWYAGIMAELTEAVQAANEGWE; from the coding sequence ATGAAGAGAAAGAAGGCATTGGGGACGGCGCTGGTTTTTCTCACGACCCTGCAGCTTGCCATGTGCTGCTACTACAATGTGAAGCAGGTGAGAGAAGAGAAGGAACCGGTGAATCTCAGTCTCTGGACCTATTACAGCGGTGCACAGCTGGAGAGGTTCAACGAGCTGGTACAGGAGTTCAATGACGGCTATGGCAGCGGGCACGGCATCGTGGTGGAGGCGTCGAGCGAGGGGGATATCGAGACACTGACAGAGAAGCTCCGCGCGTCGGTGGAGAAGCGCGCCGGCGCGCCGGCGCTGCCGGATATCTTCTCCTGCTATACGGACAATGTCTATGCGCTGGATGATCTGGGACTGATCGAGGATCTCGCGCCCTACTTCACGGAGCAGGAGAGGGAGGAGTATGTTCCGGGCTACCTTGACGAGGGGGATCTGTATAATGACGGCTCGCTGAAGGTTTTTCCGGTGGCGAAGGCGACGGAGCTCCTGATGCTGAATCGGACGGACTGGGAGCGCTTCTCCGAAGCCTGTGATGTGGAGCTGTCCGAGCTTTCCACACTGGAGGGACTTACGAGAACCGCGCGGATCTATTACGAGTGGACGGACAGCCTGACGGAGACAGCGGGGGATGGCAGGGCATTCTTCGGCAGGGATGCGCTTGCAAACTATATGCTCGTCGGGGCGAAGCAGCTTGGCGTGGATCTCGTGAATGTGGGCACGGACGGGAAGCTGCAGCTGAATTTCCCGCGCAGGGTCGCGCGGGAGCTCTGGGACAACTACTATATTCCGTATATCCGAGGCTATTTCTGCGCGAACGGACGCTTCCGAAGCGATGATGTCAAGAGCGGAGATGCCCTCTGCTATGTGGGATCCTCCTCCAGCGCGTCCTTCTTCCCGACGGAGGTGATACGGAGCAGCAGCGAGAAGTATCCGATCGAGATGCTGGCGATGGAGGCACCTCGCTTTCGGGACGGAGAGGCATACGCGGTGCAGCAGGGCGCGGGGATGGCAGTGCTGAAGGGCAGCGAACGGAGGATAGAGGCGTGCGTGGAGTTTCTCAGATGGTTTACCAAGGAGGAGAATAATATCCGCTTCTCCGTCGGCTCCGGCTATCTGCCGGTGAAGCGGGCGGCGAACGATATGGAGGAGATCCGCAGCGCGATAAAAAACGGAGATAAGGTTTCCGACAGCGTCCGGAGTTCCATCGATACTGTGCGGCACTGCGCGCTGTACAGCGTGAAGGGGCGGGTCCACCGGATTCGGGGGATCCTTCAGGATAATATGCAGACGGTTGCGGACAGAGACCGGAGGGTTGTGCTGCAGCGGCAGCAGAGGGGGCAGAATTTGAGGGAAGCCGCAGCAGATTTCGAGTCGGAGCGGTATTTCGGTATATGGTACGCAGGGATCATGGCAGAGCTTACGGAAGCGGTACAGGCGGCGAATGAAGGGTGGGAATGA
- a CDS encoding phosphatidic acid phosphatase, producing MRGRGLFRERRSQDWRSLLRARRYGAVLLYIPAYLLCFGLLERFPQAEFHLIRCPLDRLIPTIPAFFLPYAFWWFFFPASIFYFYFFEKKKDFLKLCFLIFTGYTVCLLCYVLYPNGIDIREPLPGRDLCSRAILLLRRIDTPQHVCPSMHVSSTAAICFSVRDLRHVPARQREAVYLSGILIVLSTLFIKQHSIVDVVWGVLLSLLLDLLWEGFLEKKIH from the coding sequence ATGCGGGGACGAGGTCTTTTTCGGGAGCGGCGCAGCCAGGATTGGAGGAGCTTGCTCCGTGCGCGTCGTTATGGGGCGGTGCTCCTCTACATTCCGGCGTATCTCCTGTGCTTCGGTCTGCTGGAGCGTTTTCCGCAGGCGGAGTTTCATCTGATCCGCTGTCCGCTGGATCGTCTGATTCCGACGATTCCGGCTTTTTTTCTGCCCTATGCCTTCTGGTGGTTCTTTTTTCCGGCGAGTATCTTCTATTTTTATTTCTTTGAGAAAAAGAAAGATTTTCTGAAGCTCTGCTTCCTGATTTTCACAGGCTACACCGTCTGTCTGCTCTGCTATGTCCTGTATCCGAATGGGATTGATATCCGGGAGCCGCTTCCGGGAAGAGATCTCTGTTCCCGGGCGATTCTCCTGCTTCGGCGCATCGACACCCCGCAGCACGTCTGCCCGAGCATGCACGTTTCCAGTACGGCGGCAATCTGCTTCTCGGTGCGGGATCTCCGGCATGTTCCGGCGAGACAGCGGGAGGCGGTTTATCTGAGCGGCATCCTCATTGTGCTCTCGACTCTGTTCATCAAGCAGCATTCGATCGTAGACGTCGTTTGGGGAGTTCTGCTCAGTCTGCTGCTCGATCTGCTCTGGGAGGGCTTCCTTGAGAAAAAAATACACTGA